The genomic segment CAGGCAGGTTGTGGATCATCTAGAGATGGGTCTTTGGGTCGGCGAGGccgtttggttggtcaaatgggagaaacattGCGAACGGtccattttgggccaaatcagtgtgctatagcttacAGCGTTCTGGGTATGCCCAGGGACCAAGCTTATTTTTGGCCAAATATTGGCCGAGGGCTCCCAGGAAGGCTATGAATCAGCCAAGGGTATGCCGGCGGGGTTAgcggggccatttaggtggtcaaacagagTGAACGGGCTATattcaggctaaattggtgtgttataacTCACGATTTTCTGAGTGTGCCGGGGGCCAGGAGTGTTTCAGACAAAAATTAATTAGGGGATCCCAAGAAGGTTGTGGATCATCCAGGGGTGGTCCGTTGGGGTCGGCGAGGccgtttaggtggtcaaacgagaaaaatagtgcaaatgggttattttcgggccaaatcggtgtgctatagctcatggtttttTGTGTGTGCCCTAGGCCTAGGCGTATTTTGATCCATAAATTGACCGGGGACAACCAAAGAGGCTTTGGATATGCCAGGGGTTGGCCGTTGGGATCGACAATGccgtttgggtggttaaacgagcGAAACAACGCAAACGacccatttttaggctaaattagcGTGTTATAGCTCATGGTTTTCTGGGTGATCTCGGGGTTCGAATGTGATTTTATATGAAAATCAATTATGGGCTACCATGAAGGTTAAGGATCGACCACAGGTGGGCTGCGGGCAAAACGGGAAAATCAAGCTATTTTGGGGCCAATTGGTGTGTACGGGATCCGAGCGTGttttggaccaaaaattgattagAGGCTCCCAAGTAGGCTGTGGATTGTCCAGGGTGAGCCGTTGGGGTTAGTGgggacatttgggtggtcaaacgggcgtaACAGTGAGAATGggctatttttaggccaaatcggtgtgttatagttCAAGGTTTTCTGGGTGTGCTCGGGCATGTTTTGGACTAAAAATTGGTTGGAGGCTCCAAAGAAGGTTATGGATCGTCCAGGGATGGGTCGTTGGGGTCGATGGGGCTGTTTGCATGGTCAAACGGACAAAACAGCGCATACCGACCATTTTATAGCCAagtcggtgtactatagcccatagttttctGGTTCTGCTCGGGtcccgggcatgttgtgggctaaaTATTGATCGGGGCTCCTAGGAAGGCTGTGGATTGTCCAATAGTGGGTCATTGGGGTCGGCGAGgcagtttaggtggtcaaacagccaaaacggtgcgaatgagccattttcaagccaaatcggtgtcaATAGCTCACAATTTTTTGGGTGTGATTGGGGCTTGGTTTttttatgggctaaaaattgatcgagcccAACCATGTTTGGACCAAATCGATGGGTGTTAGCACATGGTTCTCGGGATGTGGCCGAGGCTTGGGCGAGTTTTAAACTGAAATCGATCAAAGGCCCCTGGCAGATTGAGGAGTAGGGATGAATGGGTCAACGGGATCGGTAGGGTCGTTTGGTTAGTGAAACGGATAAAACGACACGAACGATCTATTTTCGTTCCAAATCGGTGGGTGTTACCCATGGTTCTCGGGGTGTGCCCAGGGCCTGGGCATATTTtaggtcaaaaatcgattggggcccCATACAGGGTGAGGAGTGGGGGAGTTTACAGCGGTGGGGTTAGtgaggccatttgagtggtcaaacaagcaaaacaacaCAAACGAGCCATATCGGGCAATATCGGTCGGTGTTAGCCCATGGTTCTCGAGGTATGGCAGGGCTCGAATGTGTTTTGGGCCTAAAATCAACTAGGCCCCCCAAAAAGGTTGAATAGTGGGGGGTGGGCCAGTGAGGCCAGCAGGGTcattgggtggtcaaacgggcaaaacggcaagAAAAGGCTAGTTTTGGCCCAAATCGATGGGTGTTAGCCCACTGTTCTAAGGGTATGCCTGCGTCCCAGGCATGTTTTAGGCTAAAAATCGACAAGGGCCCCCAAGCAAGTTGAAGAGCGGGGGAGGGTGGATCAGCGAGATCGGTGTGCCTGGGTCCCTGGTGTTTTTTGgatcgaaaatcaatcggggacCCTAGGTAAGCTGAGAAGCATGGGAGGGTGGGTCGACGGGGTCGTTTAGGGGGTCAAACGGTCGAAACGGCACAAACAGACCATTTTAGAGCCAAATCGCCGGGAGTTAGCACATGATTCTTGGGGTGTGCCCGGGGCTCGGACGTGTtttgggttgaaaatcgaccggaggcccccaggcaggctgaggagcGGGGGAGATTGGGACGGTAAGGTCGTTTGtatggtcaaatgggcgaaacaggaTGAACGAaccatttttgggtcaaatcggtgggtgttagcccacgaTTCTCAGGGTGTGCTCGGGGCCCGGGCGTGAAGCGAACCTGGGTGGTCCTGCGAGGCCGCTGCATCTATTTTGGTTTtgccaaaaaattatattatatatgtatggttaaaATAGTAGATATTGAAACAACCCCCACCCCCATGTTTTcttctttaaattttgaatttccttaATAGAAGTATTGGTTCCACCattctttaaattttgaatttccttaATAGAAGTATTGGTTCCACCATTAAttatactgaatatattattattgttcttaAAAGGGCAATACTTCTCAGTGACTCCAATGTAGAATTCAACATCACGAAATACTAATCCAATTGATACAACCAACTTATTCTTCgatattgaaataattttattgtttaaaaTAGATGTGGATCCATTACTTTGTCTTTTTCTACAAATTTAGATACATTTGAAGGTcaaacaaaacaaacataaaCTTCAATTTCAAGTCAAAATTCCTTCTAttgtaaattcaaaattcatgttttagtCATGTTACATGATCCTAGTTCAATTCCATAACAATGTTCATAAGGACATATAAAACAATATTGTTttctaccaaaaaaaataaataacaaacatACAAGATTGCTGCAATATTCTCACACAAATACCTTCTGTTGTTCTTTAGTACAAATTCTTCAAACAATATATGACTGCTAAGACCACTACTCATTATCATTGCTTAGTGTCAACTCTCGATTCTTCTATGACATGTTGAAGACTACAagattatatttaatataattgaaACAGTACACAACTAATATAAGGTACTTCTTGGTCGTGAATATCTACACTGGTTATTTATTGTTCAAGAAATCTTAACGTTTAGACAGTTCATACAGTCTATGCATGGTGTGttgatctaagatttcaattcTTCCGTGTTTCAGCAGCAACGACGTTTAAGGTCAGAATATTTTTAGCTAGAGCACCATGTCTTCTACTAAGCAAAAATCTGTCAGGTATATCTAAGAATCTTGAATTTGTGGCTAAAGTACTTGTAGCTTATGGTAAATTTTTTGTAGTCGTCCTtttctatgttgctcggactcttcaaaaatgttgtggGGGAGCGTGTCAGATAATACTAAAATCCATATAGGTGTGGTagcatttttggagagtccgagcaatatCACTAAGTTATGTTCATTTTTGTTCTGATGCAAACCTGTATCTGTAATCAGATTTCCAAATGACTTTGACATTGCGAAGTCTGGATCATACAACGCGACGAAATTCCTCAAAACTGTCTCCATAAAGAAGCATGAAGAAACATCTAACTTAGAGCTCGAGAAGGTAGAAATAGAGCCAAAAATGAAGATGTTTCGAAAGAAAAAGCTTTCAAGAGTATTTTCTGAGGACTATGATGGGTTGCAATGGAAGATACTAGATCCGCGAGGACGTCCTATAAACATATGGAACAAATGTTTCCTCATTGCTTGTCTTACTTCTCTGTTTGTTGATCCATTGTTCTTCTATTTGCCAAGTGTTAACGATGAAATCTGCATGGATGCAAGTTATCCGATGGAGATAGTCCTTACAGTCGTTCGATCAGTGATAGATGCATTTTATCTGGTTCAGATTTTAGTTCATTTTCGAACAGCTTATGTTGCACCATCCTCTCGCGTTTTTGGAAGAGGAGAGCTAGTCATTGATTCATCGAAAATTGCTTCAAGGTATCTTCAAAAGGATTTTTGGGTCGACCTCTTGGCTACTCTTCCTCTTCCTCAGGTATCCTCCAAGTCTGTAGCAGTCTTTTTGCGATTTAAAAACTTATAGTCTGCTGTTATTTCCTCTGTTCTGATTTTACATGCCAAAAATGGACTGATAAGTTGGTAGATATAATGTCTTTTAGGCTTACAAGTTGCATCAAATGTTGATTTGCATAGCTACATCGACTGTAGGGTGGTCAGTTGAACACTCTTCGTCAGAAAATCATACTGTCTATATAGAAAATAATACTGTATATATAGGCCAAAGTTTactttatatagatatatattaaatCTTCAACACCCTTAACGAGATTTCTGTTTTCAGGTTTTGATTTGGGCTGCAATCCCGTCTCTCAGAGGTTCGAACATTATTGGTGCAAAACACGCCTTACGCCTGACTATCATTTCTCAGTTCCTCTTGAGGCTATGTCTGATTTTTCCACTTTCATCTCACATTATCAAGACCACCGGCGTTATGGTGGAAGCGGCTTGGGCTGGCGCGGTGTATAACCTCGTGCTCTTCATGCTGGGTAGTCATGTAAGTTATATGCAATGATGAGAAACATTGTAAAATCAACATTTGCCAAAATAGCATTATCTGTCAAAAAATTTAAGGTGGACTAAATTTGTTGTTCCACTTTACTAAATACAGTCGAACCTCTCTATAACGACCTCGTTTATCTAGATATCTTCTGCTGCTACAGAAAAAATGTTATAGAGAACATATAATATAGCATAACATGAAAAATCAGTTCAAAAAGAAAACTACGTTGTGAGTTTTCATACGCGTAAATTGTTGACTTGGCTATCATTTTGATTGTGATTCTTGTTAAGGTCATGGGATCTTGTTGGTACCTTTTAGCTGTGGAGAGACAAGAACAGTGTTGGAAGAAAATTTGTGATCAACAACAACCGTATTGCCAGTATTGGTATTTCGACTGCCAGAGGATGAACGATACCAGTAGAATCGCGTGGTATCAATGGAGCAATATCTCTACATTATGTGGTCCTAGCAGCAACTTCTTCCAATTTGGAATCTTTAACGATGCACTGACTTATCGCGTTACACAGTCATCGTTCTTGAACAAGTACACATATTGTTTTTGGTGGGGCTTAAGGAATCTAAGGTAACAAAATGCAGCTAAAAGACCTGTTAGTTTTCTTTGATTATAAATGTTAactttctttgatcaacttttGCAGCTCTATTGGGCAGAATCTCATGACAACTACGGACATTAATGAAATCAATTTCGCGGTTGTTCTTGCAATTCTTGGATTATTATTTTTCGCGTTACTTATTGGGAATATGCAGGCAAGTCATTGGATGATCTTAGCCAAATTTGTACTGAAAATGTGTCATTGATATGGTCTTGTTTTTTTTAATACAAGAGCTTCCTTCAATCAACTACTAAGAGACTTGAAGAATGGAGGATTAGGAGGACCGATACAGAAGAATGGATGGATCATCGCCAACTACCCCACGATCTAAAGGAGAGGGTGCGGAAATATGATCTGTATCGATGGGTGACAGCAAGAGGTGTTGACGAAGAATCAATCATTAGAAGCCTTCCTGTGGACCTCAGAAGGGACATCAAGCGCCATCTTTGTCTTGATCTAGTTCGTCGAGTAAGTATCATATACTTGTATACCTCGACTTCTATCTAACTCTTGTTGGATGCTGCATCTGTTACTTCCTAGTACTTTAGTTGTTGGACGAGTCTACTGAATTGGTTATGTGCCTTTTTAACCTTGCTCGTCCTGCAGGTCCCGCTATTTGATCAAATGGATGAGTGTATCTTGGATGCAATATGTGAAAGGTTGAAACCACTTTTATACACAGCAGGAACCTGCCTTGTTCGCGAAGCTGATCCAGTGAAGGAAATGCACTTCATTATACGTGGCCATTTGGATTCCTACACTACTGATGGAGGTAGAACAGGATTCTTCAATTCATGTAAGCTCGGTCCATGTGACTTCTGTGGTGAAGAGCTACTAACATGGGCACTAGACCCTCGTCCGAGTATCATCCTTCCATCCTCTACGCGTACAGTGATCGCTCTTACTGAAGTTGAAGCGTTTGCATTGTCTGCAGAGGATGTTACATTCGTGGCATCACAGTTCCGTAAGCTACATAGCAAGCAGTTAAGGCATACGTTCAGGTTTTACTCGAACCAATGGAGGACTTGGGCCGCGTGTTTTATACAAGCAGCTTGGTTTCGGTACAAAAGAAGGAAAGAGGCTGCTGAGCTTAATAAAGCGAAGCAAAGTCACCTTGCTGCTCCTGTTGAACTACGCGATGAAGGAAGAAGCGCGTCGTTGGGACAAAAGGCTTCAGAATTTGCTGTGTATGCTGCAAAATTGGCAACAAGCACCAGAAAGGGTGGTAGCATGAGGGGAGAACTAGAAATTATTAGTTCATTACAAAAGCCTATTGAACCTGATTTTTCGGTTGAGGATAGATGAGCGGATATACTAGTCTGGATTTTTAGTTTATGGGTTCTGaacatattatttatacatattaaatgaaatttttaatgaaaatgtaGGGTTTAAGCCAAAGATATGGGTTCTGCTGAGCTCGTCGCTTTAAGGTTGGCTCCGCCCCTGGATGGAGTACTTCAAATAGGACTTACTTATATTATGAAAGCTTTTTAATTAGATTGTGAATATCAAATACGTGGTTGTTGTATCATAAACATTACGTACTATTTTTTCGTTGAGATTGAAATGTAAGTCCGTCTtcacttgtgggattatactaagtgccgttgttgttgttgttattccaATGCAAGTAAGATCTATATATAAGCTGTGGTGCCCTTGTTTTGGAACTACAAACAATGaaggtggtcagatgaacacttTTTACTTGAAAATTACACCGTTTATATAAGTTAAAcattactttatatatatatatatatattaaatcttgaaACCTTATGTCTGAATTTAGACATCCGAAGGTCTACTTACAGTAGACCCTGTGGTCCACCCTTCTCCAGACTCCAGACCCCACTCATAACAGAAGTTTTTTGTGCACGAGACTATCCTTTTCTAGTGTTGAATCTTTTGGCTATTTATTAATGGGCTTTATATAACCAACTGGAGCTGGATTGGGTTATAGAAGACTGGAACTCAAGTATCTGGCCTGAATAACCATAATTTGGCCCATTTCATGTTAAATAAAAGACATTTGGACTATTATACATACTCCTTAATTCAGAGGgactaataacaacaacaacaataactacaTACTCAAgttaatcccacaaagtgggatcgggaaagggtagagtgtacgcagatcgTATCTCTATctcagaggtgaggtagagaggttgtttctaatagaccaGCGGCTCAAGACGAAGATGGAGTAACAATGAAATTCACATATTAGAGCTTAACAGCAGCATAAATTTATGGCTAGATTAatttgaaaatgataaaattaaaacttGAAGTTTCATATTAACCACGGATTCACTCCgagatagaaagatatggagATCGTGAATTTAGGTAGAAGGATCGATAGTAGGTAGCCTAGTGTTGTCGTACTTGTATGTGGGAGAGGCAGGGAGCTAGTCCCCTCTTCTCATCTTCTTCGTAGTTAGtagtattaattattaattattcgcATAGTATCTTTTTCTCCAGTTTTACTACTATAATCgttatttaatttgttttgttCATCTCATTATTTTGTGGTCGTTATTTCCCTTTCAATCTTATTTTAATTGCACTTTTTCTTAGCGAGTGTCACCAGAAATAACTTGATCTACATCATAAAAGTAGGATTTAAGTTTGTGTACATTATCCTACCTTCCCTGGATGCCACAATACGGGTCTTGGGAGAATAGTATGTACGCAGACAACCTTATATCTATTTTGTGCGATGTcgatattatttttgatagaaccTCGACTTAAAAGAGCATAATCACAATAGCTACGGGTACTAATGCATttaatttgttataaaataattattcgtTATTATAAGTCTGCTTGACGTGATAGTAGAAAATCTATTACACTTTACTTACACACTTAATTAACATGTTGGTTAACAATTGAAAAGTCGGTTAAGCAACTAATTAagttgattatttaattaatgaGTAGTTGATTAGAAATTAAAGGAATAATTAAGATTCTACTACCCCACCCCCAAAGTGTAATTTAGAAGTAGACAAGTGGCTTTTATTAGTGGAATTTGGTGCTATCAAAATAACGTAGTAGAGtagtaagtattttttttttcatttttagttagACGCTTCGGATTTGAATTAACTTTGACTATAAAGTTCTTTATGGTAGGAAATACTTTACCGTCCAAATTAAGTAGAAATTCCCGATGTAAATTTAAATTAGTGAGGCCTCAAAATAAATACCAATCATctaataaaacttaaaaaaaaaacatggaaTTTGGTAGTTAATACCGTTAGGATGTCAAATAAAGTTCTTATAATAATCCCTTTATTCCATCCAAGAATAATAAAGTCTACCAAAAAGCACACCACTTATTTGTCTTTGTCAATATCAATTATTCTCACTAATTACTTTGTTAATATCATTGCCACTTCCATACTATAATCAcggataataattttttaaaaaaagaaattgtttaTCATCGTCATTAATATCCATATTTTTGGTGGTAGTTTTTTATGAGTGTAAGTTCTATATACTGTcgtgttaaaaaaaaatattttacacaaTAAGATtatttattagataataataGGTAATTTAAGttaataattaatattgattAATAACCTAGAAATAAATGGTGAGTAACCATGTTAAAAATATACTAATGGTACAAAAATTCATTGTACATATATAATTCAAACCCTATATATAAATTGGTAAGCATTATATAGTTATGTGTTAAGATATACACATagctaatataatttttttaataccgTCGTATTACTTAAAAAGAGATTTATCTATAGGtaaaactttctaaaatattggatttaaaattttgaaaatgggAAAGGATttcatgaaaaattttaaaatttcaagggaGGCGACATGTATCTTGTAGATTTAGTCAAAGTGCGTAAAAATTGATTTGGACATCAcgattattaagaaaaaaaaaaggggaggGGGGAtagcataaacatacaccttaactctATCATATTTACACACAAATCTCctcccttacaaagtaattacaaaaatgtCAACTAATTATTATCTTTGTTGCATATATTGGaggctaattatatatctcgacagatttaaaatcgaaaaaaaaaaatctattgggagctaattatgtatttcttcaaaggaaaaaatttatcttcgttggatgtaatatgtatctcgacagattaaaaataaaaaatatatctatcgaaagctaattatgtatctttataaagaaaaaaatatattttcgttAGATGTATTGAGAGCTAATTATTTATCTCGATAGATTCATAATTGAGATTTTCTCCGACTAAGctccaaattttttaaatttatgttttaaaaggATTCCATGGGAAACAATGAAACCATGCATGTTTTTAGGTCTAAAATGGCGGCCGTCCATGCATGCCTATGAAAGCTATTTATCAACAAACATGAAACCGATAAGTTGTTATCTTTAgtttaccttttctttttttaaagggAGAAGCATCGTTTTCATCCCAAACTATAACTGAAAAGTCGAAGTCAtatctaaactatactagtgacctattacatacctaaattataaaaaagtgaaattatttacaccctgtcaggctaccaccacttgcatgtggtgtagtgttttacacgcgctgccacgtcagcactacgtcagtaaaaagtatcacttttttatagttaaggtgtgtaatagatcacttatatagtttaggtgtggattcgacttttcaaccatagtttggggtagaaatgatgacttttcccttaatgtttttagccgtttacttttgttatttaataggctggacgcgcttaaaataagtgtaacacatgCACCTTAGAATGGGGTCACGGgaaggtaataatatcacttttttatagttaaggtgtgtaataggtcactagtatagtttaggtgtggtttagacttttcgtgtatagtttagggtggaaacaatGTCTTTtccctttataaaaaaaataaaatatacggTAGTGTTTTTTACATTTTCTTCATTATATAATCaagtaaatttcataaataatcACTAAACTATAAAAGTATTTGatcattgaagaaaaatcattatcaattagaaaaaaaataagttaattattggttttttttttttcaaagtcacATATTGTTTAAttacctaaaattattttttacttttattgtgattacatataatatatcaaataaaaatattaaatatcttgATATGATCTTTCATAAGTCAATCTACACTACATATATTAGTCCAACTTTTAAACaagttaaattaattaattttaaacaaatttAATGAATCATGTTTTCACCAGTCAATTTTGCTACTCTAATAAGAGTTCAAACattcaaattctttaaatttttttctttctttctttttaattccAAATAAGTCAAAAGAAAAACGAGTCAGAAAATAGTCAAATTAAAGTAGGGCCTTTTTGAACTTGACTAATGCAACAAAGCTTAACCGCCGAAAGGCTTTTCTCTTTGCTATA from the Capsicum annuum cultivar UCD-10X-F1 chromosome 9, UCD10Xv1.1, whole genome shotgun sequence genome contains:
- the LOC107842236 gene encoding protein CNGC15b, which codes for MSSTKQKSVRFPNDFDIAKSGSYNATKFLKTVSIKKHEETSNLELEKVEIEPKMKMFRKKKLSRVFSEDYDGLQWKILDPRGRPINIWNKCFLIACLTSLFVDPLFFYLPSVNDEICMDASYPMEIVLTVVRSVIDAFYLVQILVHFRTAYVAPSSRVFGRGELVIDSSKIASRYLQKDFWVDLLATLPLPQVLIWAAIPSLRGSNIIGAKHALRLTIISQFLLRLCLIFPLSSHIIKTTGVMVEAAWAGAVYNLVLFMLGSHVMGSCWYLLAVERQEQCWKKICDQQQPYCQYWYFDCQRMNDTSRIAWYQWSNISTLCGPSSNFFQFGIFNDALTYRVTQSSFLNKYTYCFWWGLRNLSSIGQNLMTTTDINEINFAVVLAILGLLFFALLIGNMQSFLQSTTKRLEEWRIRRTDTEEWMDHRQLPHDLKERVRKYDLYRWVTARGVDEESIIRSLPVDLRRDIKRHLCLDLVRRVPLFDQMDECILDAICERLKPLLYTAGTCLVREADPVKEMHFIIRGHLDSYTTDGGRTGFFNSCKLGPCDFCGEELLTWALDPRPSIILPSSTRTVIALTEVEAFALSAEDVTFVASQFRKLHSKQLRHTFRFYSNQWRTWAACFIQAAWFRYKRRKEAAELNKAKQSHLAAPVELRDEGRSASLGQKASEFAVYAAKLATSTRKGGSMRGELEIISSLQKPIEPDFSVEDR